A genomic window from Candidatus Bathyarchaeota archaeon includes:
- a CDS encoding DUF2099 family protein translates to MRVHKRAKHIIEVAKACVVIEDGIIKKIGKPRTKYCPLYEDLYHAKRITKQLIKSILEYKIENLGMYTEHRKLDHDDIVPFGTSEIVKTAMKKGLLDSAVLVCEGAGTVITNDPNLVQGIGARLTGILYTTPILGIIEKLKSRGAVVLDPAKATIDQIKGVTKAAELGFKKVAVMLAGHDARKAAELRRLEKKLGIEVWIFVLHTTGIKVREAKRLVKSADVVWGCASKVVREVIGPKALVQIGTAIPVFAVSERGKMAILARAEMIKEPLALLRVKPPVLAAERQPKPLT, encoded by the coding sequence ATGAGAGTACACAAACGAGCTAAACATATTATAGAGGTTGCTAAGGCGTGCGTAGTTATTGAAGATGGTATCATAAAGAAGATTGGCAAGCCGCGTACAAAATATTGCCCTTTATACGAGGACCTTTACCACGCCAAACGTATCACAAAGCAGCTTATTAAATCCATACTTGAGTATAAAATAGAGAACCTTGGAATGTATACTGAACATAGGAAGTTAGATCACGATGATATTGTACCATTTGGAACTTCGGAAATCGTAAAGACAGCTATGAAAAAGGGTCTTTTAGATTCCGCTGTATTAGTTTGTGAGGGTGCTGGCACAGTTATAACTAATGACCCAAACTTGGTTCAAGGGATCGGTGCTCGCCTTACTGGCATTCTTTATACCACACCTATACTGGGCATAATTGAAAAATTGAAAAGCAGAGGGGCTGTTGTTTTAGATCCCGCTAAAGCCACAATAGATCAAATCAAAGGCGTAACTAAGGCTGCTGAACTTGGATTCAAAAAAGTTGCTGTAATGCTTGCTGGACATGACGCTCGGAAAGCAGCTGAACTTCGGAGGCTGGAAAAAAAGTTAGGAATTGAGGTTTGGATATTCGTTCTTCATACTACTGGAATTAAAGTAAGAGAGGCTAAACGCCTCGTAAAATCTGCGGACGTGGTTTGGGGATGTGCATCAAAGGTGGTTCGCGAAGTTATTGGTCCTAAGGCATTAGTTCAAATTGGAACCGCAATACCTGTGTTTGCCGTTTCAGAGAGAGGAAAAATGGCTATTTTGGCAAGAGCCGAGATGATCAAAGAGCCTTTAGCCTTGTTGAGGGTCAAACCACCAGTGTTAGCCGCTGAAAGACAACCTAAACCCTTAACTTAA